One genomic region from Curtobacterium sp. 9128 encodes:
- a CDS encoding DUF664 domain-containing protein, which produces MTPSEVLIEAFSRVPSTVARAVEGLSEDQLASRPAAGANTLAWLAWHIARGQDAQIADLAGSEQVWTADGWYDRFGLPFPAEALGYGMSRDDVGKVRASASLLTGYLDAVHERTVAYLGTLGPDDLDPVVDDAWDPPVTAGARIVSILNDCTQHAGQAGYVRGLLFFNR; this is translated from the coding sequence ATGACCCCCTCCGAAGTCCTCATCGAAGCGTTCTCCCGCGTCCCGTCGACCGTCGCCCGTGCCGTCGAGGGGCTCTCCGAGGACCAGCTCGCATCACGCCCGGCAGCCGGGGCGAACACCCTCGCGTGGCTCGCATGGCACATCGCCAGGGGCCAGGACGCGCAGATCGCCGACCTCGCCGGCAGCGAGCAGGTCTGGACCGCCGACGGCTGGTACGACCGGTTCGGGCTGCCGTTCCCCGCAGAGGCGCTCGGGTACGGCATGTCCCGCGACGACGTCGGCAAGGTGCGCGCGTCCGCCTCGCTGCTCACCGGGTACCTCGATGCGGTGCACGAACGCACGGTCGCCTACCTCGGCACGCTCGGGCCCGACGACCTCGACCCGGTGGTCGACGACGCGTGGGACCCGCCCGTCACCGCCGGCGCGCGGATCGTCAGCATCCTGAACGACTGCACGCAGCACGCTGGCCAGGCCGGCTACGTGCGCGGCCTGCTCTTCTTCAACCGCTGA
- a CDS encoding MarR family transcriptional regulator, whose amino-acid sequence MTDTRTLEVDAVAPTAPAAPTSPAPTSPVTASPVIASPVIASPVPVGRRTTDGVEDTDLGRLLTAFRLMQMQHARVLHHESVARGLNATDSRFVFFLAAADGEGVTPKQSGEYLELSTGAMTSLIDRLEKRGHLERRPNPDDRRSILIHLTASGAAVAQQIGARYTAAFREVTTPEERQPLADALARLGDALERRSGLHAGASA is encoded by the coding sequence ATGACGGACACCCGAACACTCGAAGTCGACGCAGTCGCGCCGACCGCACCAGCCGCACCCACCTCCCCCGCACCCACCTCCCCCGTGACCGCGTCGCCCGTGATCGCGTCGCCCGTGATCGCGTCGCCCGTGCCCGTCGGGCGCCGCACCACCGACGGGGTGGAGGACACCGACCTCGGCCGACTCCTGACCGCCTTCCGCCTCATGCAGATGCAGCACGCACGCGTCCTCCACCACGAGAGCGTCGCGCGCGGCCTCAACGCGACGGACAGCCGCTTCGTGTTCTTCCTGGCGGCGGCCGACGGCGAGGGTGTCACCCCGAAGCAGTCGGGCGAGTACCTGGAGCTGTCCACCGGGGCGATGACGTCGCTGATCGACCGGCTCGAGAAGCGCGGCCACCTCGAGCGCCGCCCGAACCCGGACGACCGTCGCAGCATCCTGATCCACCTCACGGCCTCCGGTGCCGCCGTCGCGCAGCAGATCGGTGCGCGCTACACGGCGGCCTTCCGCGAGGTGACCACGCCAGAGGAACGGCAGCCCCTTGCCGACGCGCTCGCCCGGCTCGGTGACGCGCTCGAACGCCGCTCCGGACTGCACGCGGGAGCCTCCGCGTGA
- a CDS encoding MarR family transcriptional regulator produces the protein MTAVVPEDPTAPFSPVTGAAPSTDLERVLEVYRRLQIHHARLVHDEASARGLGLTDLRFLFSVAARPGGSVLPKEATAYLGLSTGAMTSLVDRLERGGFVRRVPNPNDRRSVEVVILDEGVRAVDEVKDIYRDAFTAAVPSAQMGLLADVLEAFDAELAAHSRA, from the coding sequence GTGACCGCCGTCGTCCCCGAGGACCCGACGGCGCCGTTCTCCCCCGTCACCGGCGCTGCGCCGTCGACCGACCTGGAGCGCGTGCTCGAGGTCTACCGCCGCCTGCAGATCCACCACGCCCGACTCGTCCACGACGAAGCATCCGCCAGGGGCCTGGGGCTCACCGACCTGCGGTTCCTGTTCTCCGTCGCCGCACGTCCCGGCGGCAGTGTGCTCCCCAAGGAGGCGACCGCGTACCTCGGGCTCTCCACCGGCGCGATGACGTCGCTCGTCGACCGGCTCGAGCGCGGTGGGTTCGTCCGACGCGTCCCGAACCCGAACGACCGGCGCAGTGTCGAGGTCGTCATCCTCGACGAGGGAGTCCGTGCCGTCGACGAGGTCAAGGACATCTACCGGGACGCGTTCACGGCCGCGGTGCCGAGTGCGCAGATGGGGCTCCTCGCCGACGTGCTCGAGGCCTTCGACGCCGAACTGGCCGCCCACAGCCGGGCGTAG
- a CDS encoding S24/S26 family peptidase produces MVSIEVSGGRTPHDALRDVVDWGRVVVATLARGIVATLLGLALWAAAPAVIGWHPTTVMTGSMEPRLAPGDVVVSRPVAQAEIRLGQILLADDPDQPGHLRMHRFVQAGPDGTLVTKGDANPQRDSTAIDRAAVHGVAFLRIPSIGAPIVWLRDGEWHRVVLLALAVTAALFLCTIDGSLRRLASSSSDGDDGDGPAAADGLEARPTSAPSGAADGRSGRHAQSGRHAQSGRPAQSGRHLLSRRALRRRVRWVRRLRRAGGAAAVVLVAGGLGVLLPAQAVAAPFATTTVNPTSSFAALTVPQATTLACTANGDGSVNIGFAYGGPTATSFSVMNGTTVLATGTTTPVKVVGSGILSLGQVYTVTVRVNFVGNWTSTSTATARIQTALVGTNLSCA; encoded by the coding sequence ATGGTCAGCATCGAAGTCAGCGGTGGACGCACACCGCACGATGCGCTCCGTGACGTCGTCGACTGGGGGCGTGTCGTCGTCGCCACCCTCGCCCGCGGCATCGTCGCGACGCTCCTCGGCCTCGCCCTCTGGGCCGCCGCGCCCGCCGTGATCGGCTGGCACCCCACCACCGTCATGACCGGCTCGATGGAGCCGCGGCTCGCTCCCGGCGACGTGGTCGTCTCCCGCCCGGTCGCCCAGGCGGAGATCCGGCTCGGGCAGATCCTGCTCGCCGACGACCCCGACCAGCCGGGGCACCTCCGCATGCACCGCTTCGTGCAGGCCGGACCGGACGGCACGCTCGTCACCAAGGGCGACGCCAACCCGCAGCGCGACTCCACCGCGATCGACCGGGCGGCCGTGCACGGGGTCGCCTTCCTCCGCATCCCGTCCATCGGCGCCCCCATCGTCTGGCTCCGTGACGGCGAGTGGCACAGGGTGGTCCTCCTCGCACTCGCGGTCACCGCCGCCCTGTTCCTCTGCACGATCGACGGCTCGCTGCGTCGGCTGGCATCCTCGTCCTCCGATGGTGACGACGGTGACGGTCCGGCTGCTGCCGACGGCCTGGAGGCTCGTCCCACCTCCGCCCCGTCCGGCGCCGCCGACGGCCGGTCCGGTCGTCACGCGCAGTCCGGTCGTCACGCCCAGTCCGGTCGTCCTGCGCAGTCCGGTCGGCACCTCCTGTCGCGTCGCGCGCTCCGCCGTCGTGTCCGGTGGGTGCGGCGCCTCCGTCGTGCCGGTGGCGCCGCCGCGGTGGTGCTCGTCGCTGGCGGCCTCGGGGTGCTCCTCCCCGCGCAGGCCGTCGCGGCACCGTTCGCGACGACGACGGTGAACCCGACGTCGTCGTTCGCGGCCCTCACCGTCCCGCAGGCGACGACGCTCGCGTGCACCGCCAACGGCGACGGTTCGGTGAACATCGGGTTCGCGTACGGCGGTCCGACCGCGACGTCGTTCTCGGTCATGAACGGCACGACGGTGCTCGCGACGGGCACGACCACCCCGGTGAAGGTCGTCGGCTCCGGGATCCTGAGCCTCGGCCAGGTCTACACGGTCACCGTGCGGGTCAACTTCGTCGGCAACTGGACGTCGACCAGCACCGCGACCGCCCGGATCCAGACGGCCCTCGTCGGCACGAACCTCAGCTGCGCCTGA